In a genomic window of Streptomyces sp. SJL17-4:
- a CDS encoding SpvB/TcaC N-terminal domain-containing protein encodes MTVQRVVRGRPGVIIILAMVLTMSGLTSPELLRSAAATVPDAGSAVTGPEGPEGTSFNPNQIKDIKAADPGSGVNLVEAPSANSSGDARLSYPLEVPKGRAGLEPNLAVTYNSSGTNGWLGVGWDLATPMVTVDTRWGVPRYDAGLETETYLLNGEQLTPVAHRSALQARTAEKVFHSRVEGSFDRIVRHGDSPTNYWWEVTDKQGVRTLFGGTDDSTLADGKGRVATWAAREIRDGNDNVLRYRYAKVADGGTAGSAVPGSDLYPQKITYTGRGDTDGRYSVTFIRDRERGEPRRADVRIDATYGFKKVTADLLRRVEVKLDDQLIRAYELNYRTGAFAKTLLTSVSQFSESNQLFNTHTFDYFDDVRDQSGNYNAFADAAGWSVPDDDLGVNIREGEASAISANTSAGFGAHLFAGYNVQGLTTKEGAVGLKVGFSAGQSDGLSTLTDVNGDNLPDKVFRKNKDVFYRPNLATPGGEPKFGDTPIKLTGLPGISTERTLSGTIGVESYVLTTSAQLDFVGTTTTSDRFFSDVNGDGIADLVNNGGVLFGYLDANGQPAYSADSTRTPVPIGGGAVTGEIVGDQTAQFNQQVDNSPLLDTVRRWVAPFDGNVRVDGRVQLTQDPSPARAAYTKADGVRVTIQHKDTELWAQRIGPDDHTEFTPGNVASIPVKKGDALYFRTQSILDGNYDTVAWDPAITYTDLPAGTDANGLANTVFRASADFTFGGRPSLVTVPVNGTLRLTGDVVKNKATSDDVTVVIEKGDGVHPGAEVFRKVLPAASTGTIAIDVSIPVRMFEKMSWKLKTDSPVDASAVSWAPKAHYTTAQGVESVVDAAGDPTLVITPPYDMTMYPANTLTAPQQTYKATRTGQLKVRPKVSLNFGLFGDAKIAFTVKKRDGQLIGKRIFQAKDTYFGGPNLDLTVPVTAGDELYIDYSTTDTGLLGLLVEQSASVTYDVTSSWPTFTPAPSAMHGSVGQGAFAQPYRGWGVIGYQGNRDRATQPLKQAELTLDQSFKDALPKEPKEADVPVFAAKPRLTMPRLAVFAPVPAKGGWAAQDESSWVTAAMATSSRLGADTIDIVTDADVAGDRAVMRRGVTGQVSATLAAGPFGGTVVGGITAGSVDYIDLNGDGYPDVVGAKEIQFSDMTGALGATRGTLGGNVREADNVSGNVSLSAGSETATIASALGMAAPDAGTSANTATTGAVQPSLGIGGSLGGGESDVRVDLIDINGDGLPDKVFGNGDVQLNLGYSFAAREPWSAGPINDASTRNVGVNLGFNVDRYGFAGGVSAELGTSFTHASMTDVNGDGLTDRVFTDGANPIKVAVNTGTGFTTPAPFRGSFPQIAVDKNASLGGGVYFTVGLPTPVGVFVFNPGVNASTGISRAETSLRDVNGDGLADHVKSTRDDELLVAVNKTGRTNLLRSVSRPMGARIDLDYTRSGNTRDMQESRWVLSRTSVFDGLAGDGADTRLTTFRYEQGRHDRLEREFLGFGRVVTEDRDPGTDDAVRRTVTDEYRTDGYVSRGLLTRTLTEDGAGRPYRETLNTYRLLDTSTDQEADPKSRTATVFPQLTRVEEKHYEGSAAAGKSTFTDLSYDEYGNVIRTFEAGDEGTADDLETVFAYSGSDAQCRDQHLVGIAHAIWQKAAATGTLLRHRESTVDCATGAVRQTREYLDDDTPAVSDLTYHPDGNLRSVTGPANAQGQRYKLEYGYDTTVGVHVESIEDSFGYRSSTAYNLKYGRPERNTDHNDQPLRMSYDSVGRLDKVIGPYEKDGDQATITFGYHPEATVPYATTKHLDRAASGVRDDTIDTVTFTDGLKRVLQTKKDASVSASPGATPTQVMTVSGRLKFDHLGRAVEKYYPVTEDKGAANTTFHASFDSVAPTKDTFDVLDRSVRTVQPDGVTTSTRYGFGEDRSGTTRFERTATDGNGKERRTYTDVRGATTSVKEFNGSSEIWTSYAYDPTGQVTTITDDKNNVTRAGYDALGRRISFDSPDAGRSETRYDLAGNVTSKITANLRAADKAVEYDYEYSRLKAVRYPTFPENNVSYAYGAPGAPDNAASRVTEVRDAAGTVKRAYGALGEVIKETRTITAVRDAPRTYTTAWRYDAFNRVLQMTYPDGEVLTYDYDSGGQVGRATGSKNGTSYTYLDRVDYDKFGQKILQQTGNGVRTTYTYDTEDRRLGALKSVAPGGTAFQDLGYTYDKIGNITSLANNAAQGGDIGGPSSQTYGYDDQYRLTSASGRYTDKNNAVNSYTLSLGYDSIHNTTSKSQTHEVTGGTPAFPVGGGGAGPIEPVEDPSNPSDVQDRTTYAYTYAYDGAAPHAPTKVGPVSHAYDANGNLTGTVNTAATDKRRQYVWDEENRLVCNQDAATGTLTQDPSGCAGATVSYVYDDKGDRLVKRSEDGLSLYPNRYYSERDTTGYKHVFVGDSRVTTKTVATTGAEDAQQFFHADHIGSSGYVTDQQGKVTEHLEYFPYGETWVEERTGQADTPYQFTGKELDAETGLYYYGARYYNPRTQLWASADPALPDYLDRGMAGGIAEPRNLAAYTYTHNNPVKLTDPTGKWPKMPSWKTIGHTTLDVVGMVPVVGEVGDLANAGWYAAEGDYVNAGLSAASAIPGAGYAANAAKYGNKALDAAQSAKNADNAADAATTAKAADTAPVPKAADSPPAPKPADSGSAPKAADNGAGSCGTGNSFTPDTMVVMADGSNKPIGQVRIGDKVTATDPVTGETGPRTVTALITGEGEKNLVEITVTNPGGNPGKVVATDNHPFWAPVLGKWLYAKEIVPGTLLRTGSGAYTQVSAVRTWTQHERVHNLTVDDLHTYYVLAGTTSVLVHNCDFVVASNGTAVPTSASRLESGLQSAVNSGEPGFSTFPTRSAGVGYELPDGSRVRIMQPSANGNAGLRASFTNSSDAPVSPFTGKPVQPPRGVNPKQYVRERTHVELGP; translated from the coding sequence ATGACTGTCCAGCGCGTGGTCCGAGGCCGGCCGGGCGTGATCATCATCCTGGCCATGGTGCTCACCATGTCCGGGCTGACCTCGCCCGAACTGCTGCGCAGTGCCGCCGCGACGGTGCCGGACGCCGGGTCGGCGGTCACCGGGCCGGAGGGGCCGGAGGGCACGTCGTTCAACCCGAACCAGATCAAGGACATCAAGGCGGCCGACCCCGGCTCCGGGGTGAACCTGGTCGAGGCGCCCTCGGCGAACAGCAGCGGCGACGCGCGGTTGTCGTACCCGCTGGAGGTGCCGAAGGGCCGCGCGGGCCTGGAGCCGAATCTGGCCGTCACCTACAACTCCTCGGGGACGAACGGGTGGCTCGGCGTCGGGTGGGACCTCGCCACCCCGATGGTCACGGTCGACACACGGTGGGGTGTGCCGCGCTACGACGCCGGACTGGAGACCGAGACCTACCTGCTCAACGGTGAGCAGCTGACCCCGGTGGCGCACCGGAGCGCGTTACAGGCGCGCACTGCGGAGAAGGTGTTCCACTCCCGGGTGGAGGGCTCGTTCGACCGGATCGTGCGCCACGGCGACAGCCCCACGAACTACTGGTGGGAGGTCACCGACAAGCAGGGTGTCCGGACGCTCTTCGGCGGCACGGACGACAGCACGCTGGCCGACGGCAAGGGGCGGGTCGCGACCTGGGCGGCGCGGGAGATCCGCGACGGCAACGACAACGTCCTGCGCTACCGGTACGCCAAGGTGGCTGACGGCGGCACGGCGGGCTCCGCGGTTCCGGGCAGCGACCTGTACCCGCAGAAGATCACCTATACCGGCCGCGGCGACACCGACGGCAGGTACTCGGTGACGTTCATCCGGGACCGTGAGCGTGGCGAGCCCCGCCGGGCGGACGTGCGGATCGACGCCACGTACGGGTTCAAGAAGGTCACCGCCGACCTGCTGCGGCGCGTCGAGGTCAAGCTGGACGACCAGCTGATCCGCGCCTACGAGCTGAACTACCGGACCGGCGCGTTCGCCAAGACGCTGCTCACCTCGGTGTCGCAGTTCAGCGAGAGCAACCAGCTTTTCAACACCCACACGTTCGACTACTTCGACGATGTGCGCGACCAGTCGGGCAACTACAACGCCTTCGCCGACGCGGCGGGTTGGTCGGTGCCGGATGACGATCTCGGCGTGAACATCCGCGAAGGCGAGGCCAGCGCGATCTCGGCGAACACGTCGGCCGGCTTCGGCGCGCACCTGTTCGCGGGCTACAACGTGCAGGGGCTGACGACCAAGGAGGGTGCCGTCGGGTTGAAGGTCGGGTTCAGCGCGGGCCAGTCCGATGGCCTGTCGACGCTGACCGATGTGAACGGCGACAACCTGCCGGACAAGGTGTTCCGCAAGAACAAGGACGTGTTCTACCGGCCCAATCTGGCCACACCAGGTGGTGAGCCGAAGTTCGGCGACACGCCGATCAAGCTCACCGGCCTCCCGGGAATCTCGACGGAGCGCACGCTGTCCGGCACCATCGGCGTCGAGTCGTACGTCCTCACCACCTCCGCCCAGCTGGACTTCGTGGGCACCACGACCACCTCGGACCGGTTCTTCAGCGACGTCAACGGCGACGGCATAGCCGACCTGGTGAACAACGGCGGCGTGCTGTTCGGCTACCTCGACGCGAATGGCCAACCCGCCTACAGCGCGGACTCCACCCGCACCCCGGTGCCGATCGGGGGCGGCGCGGTGACCGGCGAGATCGTCGGCGACCAGACCGCGCAGTTCAACCAGCAGGTGGACAACTCGCCTCTCCTCGACACGGTGCGCCGCTGGGTCGCGCCGTTCGACGGCAACGTCCGCGTGGACGGCCGCGTGCAGCTGACCCAGGATCCCTCCCCGGCGCGGGCGGCCTACACCAAGGCCGACGGCGTGCGGGTCACCATCCAGCACAAGGACACCGAACTCTGGGCGCAGCGGATCGGCCCCGACGACCACACCGAGTTCACCCCGGGCAATGTGGCGTCGATTCCGGTGAAGAAGGGCGACGCGCTCTACTTCCGCACCCAGTCCATTCTGGACGGCAACTACGACACCGTCGCCTGGGACCCGGCGATCACCTACACCGACCTGCCGGCCGGCACGGACGCCAACGGGTTGGCGAACACCGTGTTCCGCGCGTCGGCCGACTTCACCTTCGGCGGCAGGCCGTCCTTGGTGACCGTGCCGGTGAACGGCACGTTGCGGCTGACCGGTGACGTGGTCAAGAACAAGGCGACCTCTGACGACGTGACCGTCGTGATCGAGAAGGGCGACGGCGTCCACCCCGGCGCGGAGGTGTTCCGCAAGGTCCTGCCCGCCGCGTCGACCGGCACCATCGCGATCGACGTGAGCATTCCGGTCCGCATGTTCGAGAAGATGTCGTGGAAGCTGAAGACCGACTCCCCGGTCGACGCCTCGGCGGTGAGCTGGGCGCCGAAGGCGCACTACACGACCGCGCAGGGCGTCGAGTCGGTCGTCGACGCCGCGGGCGATCCCACGCTGGTGATCACTCCGCCGTACGACATGACCATGTACCCGGCGAACACCCTCACCGCGCCGCAGCAGACCTACAAGGCGACCAGGACCGGCCAGTTGAAGGTGCGGCCGAAGGTGTCCCTCAACTTCGGGCTCTTCGGTGACGCCAAGATCGCGTTCACGGTGAAGAAGCGCGATGGGCAGCTGATCGGCAAACGGATCTTCCAGGCCAAGGACACCTACTTCGGTGGCCCGAACCTGGATCTGACCGTGCCGGTCACCGCCGGCGACGAGCTCTACATCGACTACTCCACGACGGATACCGGACTGCTCGGCCTGCTCGTCGAGCAGTCCGCGTCGGTCACCTATGACGTGACCTCCAGCTGGCCGACCTTCACCCCGGCGCCCAGCGCCATGCACGGTTCCGTCGGGCAGGGCGCCTTCGCCCAGCCCTACCGCGGCTGGGGTGTGATCGGCTACCAGGGCAACCGCGACCGCGCCACCCAACCGCTCAAGCAGGCCGAACTCACGCTGGACCAGAGCTTCAAGGACGCGCTTCCCAAGGAGCCCAAGGAAGCGGACGTCCCGGTGTTCGCCGCGAAGCCCCGGCTCACCATGCCGCGGCTCGCGGTGTTCGCCCCCGTTCCCGCCAAGGGCGGCTGGGCCGCTCAGGACGAGTCCTCCTGGGTCACCGCCGCGATGGCGACGAGTTCCCGCCTCGGCGCGGACACCATCGACATCGTCACCGACGCCGACGTGGCGGGCGACCGGGCGGTGATGCGCCGCGGTGTCACCGGCCAGGTGTCGGCCACCCTCGCGGCGGGCCCGTTCGGCGGCACCGTGGTCGGCGGGATCACCGCGGGTTCGGTCGACTACATCGACCTCAACGGCGACGGCTACCCCGACGTCGTGGGCGCCAAGGAGATCCAGTTCTCCGACATGACCGGCGCGCTCGGCGCCACGCGCGGCACCCTCGGCGGCAACGTCCGCGAGGCGGACAACGTCTCCGGCAACGTGTCGCTCTCCGCGGGCAGCGAGACCGCCACCATCGCCAGCGCACTGGGCATGGCCGCGCCCGACGCGGGCACCAGCGCCAACACCGCCACCACCGGCGCGGTCCAACCGTCGCTCGGCATCGGCGGCAGCCTCGGCGGCGGCGAGTCCGACGTCCGCGTCGACCTGATCGACATCAACGGGGACGGCTTGCCGGACAAGGTGTTCGGCAATGGCGACGTCCAGTTGAACCTCGGATACTCCTTCGCCGCCCGTGAACCCTGGTCGGCCGGGCCGATCAACGACGCGTCCACCCGGAACGTCGGCGTCAACCTCGGGTTCAACGTCGACCGCTACGGCTTCGCGGGCGGGGTCTCCGCCGAGCTGGGAACCTCGTTCACCCACGCGAGCATGACGGACGTCAACGGCGACGGCCTCACCGACCGGGTGTTCACCGACGGGGCCAACCCGATCAAGGTCGCGGTCAACACCGGCACCGGCTTCACCACGCCCGCCCCCTTCCGCGGCAGCTTCCCCCAGATCGCCGTCGACAAGAACGCCAGTCTCGGCGGGGGCGTCTACTTCACCGTCGGCCTGCCCACTCCCGTCGGCGTCTTCGTCTTCAACCCCGGCGTCAACGCGTCCACCGGCATCAGCCGGGCCGAAACCAGCCTGCGGGACGTCAACGGCGACGGCCTCGCCGACCACGTCAAGTCCACCCGGGACGACGAACTCCTCGTCGCGGTCAACAAGACCGGTCGCACCAACCTGCTGCGCTCCGTCAGCCGGCCGATGGGCGCCCGTATCGACCTGGACTACACCCGATCGGGCAACACCAGGGACATGCAGGAGAGCCGCTGGGTGCTGTCCCGCACCTCGGTGTTCGACGGGCTCGCGGGTGATGGTGCCGACACGCGTCTGACCACCTTCCGCTACGAGCAGGGCCGCCACGACCGCCTGGAGCGCGAGTTCCTCGGCTTCGGCCGCGTCGTGACCGAGGACCGCGACCCCGGTACGGACGACGCCGTTCGCCGCACGGTGACCGACGAGTACCGCACCGACGGATACGTGAGCCGCGGCCTGCTCACGCGCACGCTGACCGAGGACGGCGCCGGCCGCCCGTACCGCGAGACACTCAACACCTACCGGCTGCTCGACACCTCCACGGACCAGGAAGCCGACCCGAAGAGCCGGACCGCCACCGTCTTCCCGCAGCTCACCCGCGTCGAGGAAAAGCACTACGAAGGCTCGGCCGCCGCAGGAAAGTCCACCTTCACGGACCTTTCCTACGACGAGTACGGCAACGTCATCCGCACCTTCGAGGCGGGTGACGAGGGCACCGCGGACGACCTGGAGACCGTCTTCGCCTACAGCGGCTCCGACGCGCAGTGCCGCGACCAGCACCTCGTCGGCATCGCCCACGCGATATGGCAGAAGGCCGCGGCCACCGGCACACTCCTGCGCCACCGCGAATCCACCGTCGACTGCGCCACCGGCGCCGTACGCCAGACACGCGAGTACCTCGACGACGACACCCCGGCCGTCTCCGACCTGACGTACCACCCGGACGGGAACCTGAGATCGGTGACCGGTCCGGCCAACGCACAAGGGCAGCGCTACAAGCTGGAGTACGGCTACGACACCACCGTCGGCGTACACGTCGAGTCCATCGAGGACAGCTTCGGCTACCGCTCGTCCACGGCGTACAACCTCAAATACGGCCGGCCCGAGCGGAACACCGACCACAACGACCAGCCGCTCCGGATGTCCTACGACAGCGTCGGCCGACTCGACAAGGTGATCGGGCCCTACGAGAAGGACGGCGACCAGGCAACGATCACCTTCGGGTACCACCCCGAGGCGACCGTCCCGTACGCCACGACCAAGCACCTCGACCGTGCCGCCTCGGGCGTACGCGACGACACCATCGACACCGTCACCTTCACCGACGGCCTCAAGCGTGTCCTGCAGACCAAGAAGGACGCCTCGGTGTCCGCCTCGCCCGGGGCCACGCCCACCCAGGTGATGACGGTCTCCGGCCGGCTGAAGTTCGACCACCTCGGCCGCGCCGTGGAGAAGTACTACCCGGTGACCGAGGACAAGGGCGCCGCGAACACCACGTTCCACGCCTCCTTCGACTCCGTGGCACCCACGAAGGACACCTTTGACGTCCTGGACCGCTCGGTCAGGACCGTGCAACCGGACGGCGTCACCACCAGCACGCGATACGGCTTCGGCGAGGACCGGTCGGGCACGACCCGCTTCGAGCGGACGGCGACCGACGGCAACGGCAAGGAGCGCCGCACCTACACCGACGTCCGGGGTGCCACCACCTCGGTGAAGGAGTTCAACGGCTCCTCGGAGATCTGGACCAGCTACGCGTACGACCCCACAGGTCAGGTCACGACGATCACCGACGACAAGAACAACGTCACGCGCGCCGGCTACGACGCACTGGGACGCCGCATTTCGTTCGACAGCCCGGATGCCGGGCGCTCCGAGACCCGCTACGACCTCGCCGGGAACGTCACGTCGAAGATCACCGCGAACCTGCGGGCAGCGGACAAGGCCGTCGAGTACGACTACGAGTACTCGCGGCTGAAGGCCGTCCGCTACCCGACGTTCCCGGAGAACAACGTCTCCTACGCGTACGGAGCCCCCGGCGCACCGGACAACGCGGCCTCGCGCGTCACCGAGGTCCGCGACGCGGCGGGAACGGTGAAGCGCGCCTACGGGGCGCTGGGCGAGGTGATCAAGGAGACCCGCACGATCACCGCGGTCCGCGACGCCCCGCGCACCTACACCACCGCCTGGCGCTACGACGCCTTCAACCGCGTGCTGCAGATGACCTATCCCGACGGCGAGGTCCTGACCTACGACTACGACTCGGGCGGCCAGGTCGGCCGGGCCACCGGATCCAAGAACGGCACCAGCTACACGTACCTGGACCGGGTCGACTACGACAAATTCGGGCAGAAGATCCTCCAGCAGACCGGCAACGGGGTCCGCACCACCTACACCTACGACACCGAGGACCGCCGACTCGGAGCACTGAAGTCCGTGGCGCCGGGCGGAACCGCGTTCCAGGACCTGGGCTACACGTACGACAAGATCGGCAACATCACCTCGCTGGCGAACAACGCGGCGCAGGGCGGGGACATCGGCGGTCCGAGCAGCCAGACCTACGGATACGACGACCAGTACCGGCTCACCTCCGCATCCGGCCGGTACACGGACAAGAACAACGCGGTCAACTCGTACACGCTGAGTCTGGGCTACGACTCGATCCACAACACCACGAGCAAGTCGCAGACCCACGAGGTCACCGGCGGCACCCCGGCCTTCCCGGTCGGAGGCGGCGGAGCCGGACCGATCGAACCGGTCGAGGACCCGTCCAACCCGAGCGACGTCCAGGACCGGACGACCTACGCCTACACGTACGCCTACGACGGCGCCGCACCGCACGCCCCGACCAAGGTCGGTCCGGTCAGCCATGCCTACGACGCCAACGGCAACCTGACAGGCACGGTCAACACAGCCGCCACCGACAAGCGCCGGCAGTACGTGTGGGACGAGGAGAACCGCCTCGTCTGCAACCAGGACGCAGCGACCGGCACCCTCACGCAGGACCCGAGCGGCTGCGCCGGCGCCACCGTCTCCTACGTCTACGACGACAAGGGCGACCGCCTCGTCAAGCGGAGCGAGGACGGGCTCTCGCTGTACCCGAACCGCTACTACAGCGAACGGGACACCACCGGCTACAAGCACGTCTTCGTCGGCGACAGCCGCGTGACGACCAAGACCGTCGCGACCACCGGTGCCGAGGACGCTCAGCAGTTCTTCCACGCCGACCACATCGGCTCCTCCGGCTACGTCACCGACCAGCAGGGCAAGGTCACCGAGCACCTGGAGTACTTCCCGTACGGGGAGACCTGGGTGGAGGAGAGGACCGGACAGGCGGACACGCCCTACCAGTTCACCGGCAAGGAACTCGACGCGGAGACCGGGCTCTACTACTACGGAGCCCGCTACTACAACCCGCGGACCCAGCTCTGGGCGAGCGCCGACCCGGCGCTGCCCGACTATCTCGACAGGGGCATGGCGGGCGGCATCGCCGAGCCGCGCAACCTCGCCGCCTACACCTACACCCACAACAACCCGGTCAAGCTCACCGACCCGACCGGCAAGTGGCCGAAGATGCCGTCGTGGAAGACGATCGGCCACACCACCCTCGACGTCGTCGGCATGGTCCCGGTCGTCGGCGAGGTCGGCGACCTGGCCAACGCGGGCTGGTACGCCGCGGAAGGCGACTACGTCAACGCAGGCCTCTCCGCCGCCTCGGCCATCCCGGGCGCGGGCTACGCGGCGAACGCCGCCAAGTACGGCAACAAGGCACTCGACGCCGCACAGTCCGCCAAGAACGCCGACAACGCCGCCGATGCGGCAACCACGGCCAAAGCGGCCGACACCGCACCCGTACCGAAGGCGGCGGACAGCCCTCCCGCCCCCAAACCGGCCGACAGCGGATCCGCCCCCAAGGCTGCCGACAACGGGGCAGGGAGCTGCGGCACCGGCAACAGCTTCACCCCGGACACCATGGTCGTGATGGCCGACGGCAGCAACAAGCCCATAGGCCAGGTGCGCATCGGCGACAAGGTCACCGCCACCGACCCGGTGACCGGAGAAACCGGCCCCCGCACGGTCACCGCGCTCATCACCGGTGAAGGTGAGAAGAACCTGGTCGAGATCACCGTCACCAACCCCGGCGGAAATCCGGGCAAGGTCGTCGCGACGGACAATCACCCGTTCTGGGCGCCCGTACTCGGCAAGTGGCTGTACGCCAAGGAGATCGTCCCCGGGACGCTGCTGCGGACCGGCAGTGGCGCCTACACCCAGGTGAGCGCTGTGCGCACTTGGACCCAGCACGAGCGGGTCCACAACCTCACGGTCGATGACCTGCATACGTACTATGTGCTGGCGGGGACAACGTCGGTCCTGGTGCACAATTGCGACTTCGTTGTGGCCTCGAACGGAACCGCCGTACCTACCAGCGCATCAAGATTGGAATCCGGTTTGCAGTCCGCGGTCAACTCCGGAGAGCCTGGATTCAGTACGTTCCCGACTCGTTCGGCAGGTGTCGGATACGAGCTGCCGGATGGTAGCAGGGTGCGCATCATGCAGCCCTCTGCCAATGGAAATGCCGGCCTTCGGGCGTCATTTACGAACAGCTCGGATGCACCTGTCAGTCCATTCACTGGAAAGCCCGTCCAACCGCCCCGCGGTGTCAATCCTAAGCAGTACGTCCGCGAGCGTACACATGTCGAATTGGGGCCGTGA
- a CDS encoding SAM-dependent methyltransferase, producing MTDIASRIDTSRPHTARIWNYWTGGKDNYPVDREAGDRIRDLHPGIGEYAKADRLFLGRAVRHLAEQEGIRQFLDIGTGLPSADNTHEVAQRVAPDARVVYVDNDPLVLAHARALLVGTPEGCTDYLDADLRDVDTVLAAASKTLDLSQPVALMLLGVVIFIEDDEESYAIVRRLLDALAPGSHLVLSHTVTHPDMPDVDAAVAFWNEHGTPRLTQRTPTAVARYFDGLELLPPGVVSCSAWRPETPSADVAMYAGVGRK from the coding sequence GTGACCGACATAGCATCGCGCATCGACACCTCGCGGCCCCACACCGCCCGGATCTGGAACTATTGGACCGGCGGGAAGGACAATTACCCCGTTGACCGGGAGGCCGGCGACCGGATCCGGGACCTGCATCCCGGGATCGGGGAGTACGCGAAGGCGGACCGGCTGTTCCTCGGGCGGGCGGTGCGCCACCTGGCCGAACAGGAGGGCATCCGGCAGTTCCTGGACATCGGGACGGGACTGCCGAGCGCCGACAACACCCACGAGGTCGCCCAGCGCGTCGCCCCCGACGCGCGGGTCGTGTACGTGGACAACGACCCGCTCGTCCTCGCGCACGCCCGTGCCCTGCTGGTCGGGACGCCCGAGGGTTGCACCGACTACCTGGACGCCGATCTGCGGGACGTCGACACGGTCCTGGCCGCCGCCTCGAAGACGCTGGACCTCTCGCAGCCTGTCGCGCTGATGCTGCTCGGGGTCGTCATCTTCATCGAGGACGACGAGGAGTCGTACGCGATCGTCCGCCGGCTCCTGGACGCGCTGGCCCCTGGCAGCCACCTCGTCCTGTCCCACACGGTCACCCATCCCGACATGCCGGATGTCGACGCTGCCGTGGCGTTCTGGAACGAGCACGGCACTCCGAGGCTCACCCAGCGGACCCCGACCGCCGTCGCGCGCTACTTCGACGGCCTGGAACTGCTGCCGCCCGGCGTGGTGTCCTGCTCCGCCTGGCGGCCGGAGACGCCCTCCGCCGATGTCGCGATGTACGCGGGCGTCGGCCGCAAGTAG
- a CDS encoding SCO1431 family membrane protein codes for MTAATYARFLSRARTGGPKDGDGPKILEHVLGWTLVVVLAVFVTRAGLM; via the coding sequence ATGACCGCAGCCACCTACGCCCGCTTCCTCTCCCGCGCCCGCACGGGCGGTCCGAAGGACGGCGACGGGCCCAAGATCCTGGAGCACGTGCTCGGCTGGACGCTGGTCGTCGTGCTCGCTGTCTTCGTCACCCGGGCGGGCCTCATGTGA
- a CDS encoding acyl-CoA dehydrogenase family protein: protein MADSTPDGVERRLPTDEARELLALTRDIARREIAPRAAEEEDAGHFPRELFTLLSRSGLLGLPYDPEHGGGGQPYEVYLQVLEELAAARLTVGLGVSVHSLSCHALARYGTDEQRAAHLPSMLGGGLLGAYCLSEPSAGSDAAALRTRAVRDGGGGDWVIDGTKAWITHGGIADFCTVMARTGEDGPRGITAFLVPGDAPGLSAAPPERKMGMKGSPTAQLHFDGVRVPDARRLGAEGQGFAIALDALDSGRLGIAACAVGLSQAALDVAVAYAVERRQFGRPIADFQGLRFLLADMATRIEAGRALYLEAARLRDEGRPFGRRAAMAKLFCSDAAMRITTDAVQVLGGYGYTADFPVERYMREAKMLQIVEGTNQIQRVVISRALLKGGK from the coding sequence ATGGCCGACAGCACCCCGGACGGCGTCGAACGCCGGCTGCCCACCGACGAGGCCCGCGAGCTGCTCGCCCTGACGCGGGACATCGCCCGGCGGGAGATCGCCCCGCGCGCCGCCGAAGAGGAGGACGCCGGCCACTTCCCCCGCGAGCTCTTCACCCTGCTGTCCCGCTCCGGGCTGCTCGGACTGCCCTACGACCCCGAACACGGCGGGGGCGGTCAGCCGTACGAGGTGTACCTCCAGGTCCTGGAAGAGCTCGCAGCGGCCCGGCTCACCGTCGGACTCGGCGTCAGCGTCCACAGCCTCTCCTGCCACGCCCTCGCCCGCTACGGCACCGACGAGCAGCGTGCCGCCCACCTGCCCTCGATGCTGGGCGGCGGACTCCTCGGCGCGTACTGCCTCTCCGAACCCTCCGCCGGATCGGACGCCGCGGCGCTCCGCACCCGGGCCGTCCGGGACGGAGGCGGCGGCGACTGGGTGATCGACGGCACCAAAGCGTGGATCACCCACGGCGGGATCGCGGACTTCTGCACGGTCATGGCCCGGACCGGTGAGGACGGGCCGCGAGGAATCACCGCCTTCCTGGTGCCGGGGGACGCGCCGGGACTGAGCGCCGCTCCGCCCGAACGCAAGATGGGCATGAAGGGCTCGCCCACCGCACAGCTCCACTTCGACGGGGTACGGGTCCCCGACGCGCGGCGCCTCGGCGCGGAGGGGCAGGGCTTCGCCATCGCGCTCGACGCCCTGGACTCGGGGCGGCTGGGCATCGCCGCCTGCGCGGTCGGGCTCAGCCAGGCGGCTCTGGACGTGGCCGTCGCGTACGCCGTGGAGCGCCGCCAGTTCGGCCGGCCGATCGCCGACTTCCAGGGGCTCCGCTTCCTCCTCGCCGACATGGCGACCCGGATCGAGGCGGGCAGGGCGCTCTACCTGGAGGCGGCGAGGCTCCGGGACGAGGGGCGGCCCTTCGGCCGCCGCGCCGCGATGGCCAAGCTGTTCTGCTCGGACGCCGCCATGCGGATCACGACGGACGCCGTGCAGGTGCTCGGCGGATACGGGTACACGGCGGACTTCCCCGTGGAGCGGTACATGCGGGAGGCGAAGATGCTCCAGATCGTCGAGGGCACGAATCAGATTCAGCGCGTGGTGATCAGCCGAGCGCTGCTGAAGGGGGGAAAGTAG